GCCTTTTAATAGGGGACTATTTAGAACTGTTCCTGAAATCCTTGGTGTAATGTGTTGTTGCCTGCTTTTGGCTTGTGGCAACGGCAGGCAACCAGAGCCAGAATTCTGAGGTTTATCTTCTGTCGGTGGAAGCCTTCTGCCATTCCAAGAGTATTAAGTTGTTATTTGCACTGTAGTTGGAACCGTCGACCTGCTTGGGATCCAGATTCTGAGGCAATGCTTCctgttattctttttatatgaattttgttTGATGGCAGTAAATCGGTTGAAAACCAAAAAGCTAGATCATTCCCATGCATTTCACATACGCTCTGTACCAGGTGCGTTACCTAAGATACAAGTAGATCTGAAACAAACTTTCCAACGAACTACTGGACAAAGTGGTCCTGCAGATTAATTGCTTTGACTGCAGTCTGACAGACCAActtaagcttctgcacagaaattgctctcttccctctgtgtatATTATTGTGATTATATGCACTGCTAGGTGGAAGGGGAAAGACATTCCTTGGTATTTCTGAGCAGCCTATTGTGGATAGTTTCTCCTGTGGAAAGGAAATTGGTAATGAGGAAATGTCTTAGGCAGTAAGGAAAGGTGTTAGGTAGTTGTGGTCACTGCTATTTTGGTGGAAGTTCCCCCCCAGCCACTGGATGGCTCCACTAAGTGAattatttctgttgctttctttGCTCCCTGATGAAAGTTGCTTATATGAAGAGATGTGTCCAGACTCAGCTGTGACAAGAATTTTAGCTGTTAAATGTGGAGTTCATGATGTGAAATACTGTCTTACATACTTGCTTTCAGTTGACAAAAGAGTATGTGGAAATCAGAATACCGAACTACACGAGCCATTGCACTTAACACTTTACAAAGATTCTTAAATTCCTTGTATGTCATGGAAAAGCTGccagaatcacttttttttttcaattctaaggaaataatatttaggATTTGAGGAAAacatataattgaaattattttccagattACTGCAGTCTGTGTTTGCTGTAGTAGAGCAAAGTCCTTAATGGTAGTCACTAATGTTTTAACCCAGCTAGCAAATAGGTGAAGGAATAACCTCTGAGGGCTCATTTAAACAAATTTGGAATAATGAAAGTCCTCTTTCTTCTGGGACAATCTTGTAAGAAATGACTCCTGAGGCTAGTTCCTTTGTTTTGACAGAAAAAATGAACTGGGTTTTTGACTTGATGTTTCAATGATTTGCCATATGTGAATTCTTCAAAATGTAGCAAAGTTATTCTGGAGCCTATAACTGGCATGGTGCAAAATGCTATTTAAagttgcaaaatgaaaatagcagatagattgaatttaattttaagccttttaaatgtttaaatttaggggaatcttttattcttaaaagaatacattttattggGTAATTTGCCTTTGGAAATACATATAAAGTGTTTGAGGCAGTGCCTGGTACTTGGTGCTTTTATTAACCTATGAATTTTTCTTATTCCTGTCGTTACTCCTAAGCACACACGCAaacacaagtcttttttttttttttttaataaatgtatatccTTATGATACTTCATATAATAAGTTGATTGACTTTCAAAGACTCAGATAAGGAAAATCTGTTGAAAGGGAATTATTAGGTTGctaagaatcaaatgagatagtGTATCTGGAAGAATTTGAAAActagtttctgtttttcctcttaagAACATATTGGTTGaggggagctgggctgggctggctaTGTCAgttgaacatgtgactcttgatccttaggattgtaagtttgagccccatgttggttgcagagattactttaaaaataaaggttaaaatacatacacacacacacacacacacacataggttgAGTCTTTAGAGGAGTAAGTAAACTATGCAAGAACTAACAGCTTCCAAACTTTTCATGAAATTtacaatatgtaaaaatattttattagttggAAAACTCTACATAGAAAGCTGTTCGTAGGTAGAGCTTATAACAGTGTAAAGCCaataactatttaaaatgaataattaattgaaaaatacatgTAAGTGATATTGACCAAAGGTAACAGTGGTATTTGAGGGTTTTCTGTTTTAGGGCAGTAATTTCAATTTAAAGTAATCTACTTGTGAATGCTTGTTTTATGGTTATTGCTTTAATCTGTAATCActcttatatttttgtattttcagtaaAAGTTGAAGAGGTGGGTTGGGCCCATATTTGAAGATAGTTGTGCACTTAAATACTACAAAAGTGTAacatattcctttgaattagaaaacaattttttttcctctctctttttttgttttaaacagcaGTTCTGTGGTGTTCTTGGTCACACATTTATGGAGTTTCTGAAGGGCAGTGGAGATTACTGCCAGGCACAGCACGACCTCTATGCAGACAAGTGAACTGTAGAAATTCATTACTACTCCACCAAGAAGCCCCCATAAGAGTGGTTAACCTGGACACAGAGTGTTGAATTGAAATCCACAGAGCATTTTACAAGAGTTCTGACCTGGATGGGGTAAACCTCAGTGCACTTCCTTTCTATTGCCTCAGTATTACTGGATTGAAGAATTGCTGCTTCTTGTTAGGAGGTTCATTTCATTTCCCATTACTCCCAACTTCATACTCAAAGCACTGAGAATTTCAAGTGGAGTATATCGAAGTAGACTCAGTTTCTTTGCATCATTTCTGTTTCAATTGTTAAAATTCTTTCATAACCTTATTGAgtgtttttaacaaaattaacatgGCTCGAATGAACCGCCCAGCTCCTGTGGAAGTCACATACAAGAACATGAGATTTCTCATTACACACAATCCAACCAATGCGACCTTAAACAAATTTATAGAGGTAAGGTTTGATACTCTTATATTGATTACAGTTTGGTGGTGGGACTTTTTATCTAACAAAATATTAGTTTAGAAAATTTGTGTTtggagcggggcgcctgggtgactcaatcagttaagtgtccgacttccacttaggtcatgatctcacaatttgtgagttcgagggccctgtcaggctctgtgctgacagctcagagcctggaacctacttcggattctgtgccccccctctctctgtgcccctcccccacttgcgctctctctctctctctctctctctctctctctcttttaaaaataaataaatgttaaaaagaaagaaaatttctgttGGTATAACTGCAGTTCAATTCCCAGAAATGAAATATCAGGTTTTTCCCTTTAGGTTATTTTATACATCTCAAGAAGGACATGTACTTGAATTAGTTTGGATTTATAATAAGATAATTTAGTTGTTCATGCCTCACAGTTTGCTTATTTAAATTTCTGTGAGGGCAGTGTAACAGTATGGTTTTCACAAGAAATTTATAGGAGGAAGGCTACCACTTAgatatttttcatgtatctgctTAGCCTAATGACTAATATCATAACCAAAGTTAGCTTATGTTTTGGACCCTATTTGATGCTTAGAAGCCAATTTTTAGCTACCAATTATAATTAGTAATAATGGATTATGAGTCTTATACCCTGTAGTTTTAAATGATGTTGGTTTTTTTACACTGTAGTTTCAGGATTTTAGAGTCTTTGAATTTACTTCTAAGGTTCTAAATTACAGTATGTACTGCAAATGAGCAAAAGTTTAAGGAACTAATGTAATCATGTCAGGTCAGATTACTTATAGTCATGAATGATTCCTTTgggttctattttatttatctttgtccCTGAATTGCTTCTAATCCTCTTTTGGTAGTACTTTATCTCCATCTAGCTTGTGTTACCATAACTATAAACAACTTCCATGTATGAAGGgccataggatttttttttaacgtctcatttgttaaaaatatgtgaTGTTTAGTATTTCCCCTTTTTTATGCTGCTCTGGTATTGTCACTTAAAACAAGATTTCACTTCCCGGAGTTTAGTCATGAAAGTGGATGGGTATGAAAAAATGatacattgatttatttcacttcccTATTAAACATACCTAGGTTATATCAGTGATTCCATGAATGAATTTCTGTTAACTAGCAATACCTGTTGGACAGTTGGTGAGCAATAGTAACATTGTTGTAAAGACTTATTAAGtgtgttttatgtatgttttatccAGGAACTTAAGAAGTATGGTGTTACCACAATAGTAAGAGTATGTGAAGCAACTTATGACACTACTCTTGTAGAGAAAGAAGGCATCCATGTTCTCGTAAGTATATAATAGTTCCTATGTGTTTATGGTACTATGCTACAAAAAAAATGACCGACTTCAAAAtgcctaatttttttaagttattacaaGAGAATTCATTATCTTAATTTCTAAGTAAAGGTGAAAGCTAAGTAAAGCTTTGAAGTAATGAGATCTTTATAAAGATTCagcatttatttgcatttcattgaCAGTAGGGTTTCATAAAACACATGTTTAgacatattaaaatgtttctgaagaCATTGGAGTATTAGAAACTAGAATTACTAGtttggtattttattaaaaaatctaaactgtttaaatattcttttgaCTTAGGATTGGCCTTTTGATGATGGTGCACCACCATCCAACCAGATTGTTGATGACTGGTTAAGTCTTGTAAAAATTAAGTTTCGTGAAGAACCTGGTTGTTGTATTGCTGTTCATTGTGTTGCAGGTCTTGGGAGGTAAGAGAATTTCTTAAATCCGTTTGATGGTATTGGTCTTAATTCTAGTAAAAACTTGATTTTGATTCCAGTAAAGACTCCGTTATCATTTTTTGAGTCATTTTGCTTTGTTACGTTACatattaaaactaaattaaaaagtaggtgggggtgtctgggtgactcagttggttaagcacccaacgtCAGCtcaagtttgtgggttcaagccctgcattgggctctgaactgacagctcggagcctagagcctgctttggattctgtgtctccctcttttctctgccccttccctgctcatgctctgtctgtctctgtcttaaataaataaacattttttttttaattttttaaaaaaggtaaatgaaTGTAACTATAATGTATTCCAGTACATTATTCCAGTCTGGAACTAACAGACGCTATAGTTGTAATTTACGCTTGTCTCTGTGGGCACAATTATTTACAGAGTTAATCGTGTGTGCTAGGTTATATCAATGGTATTAGAGTCATGGTCCAAACTCATTGCGAAAAAGAACTATGAATCGTTTCTAAGGTAATTCGC
The nucleotide sequence above comes from Panthera tigris isolate Pti1 chromosome B2, P.tigris_Pti1_mat1.1, whole genome shotgun sequence. Encoded proteins:
- the PTP4A1 gene encoding protein tyrosine phosphatase type IVA 1 isoform X1, whose protein sequence is MARMNRPAPVEVTYKNMRFLITHNPTNATLNKFIEELKKYGVTTIVRVCEATYDTTLVEKEGIHVLDWPFDDGAPPSNQIVDDWLSLVKIKFREEPGCCIAVHCVAGLGRAPVLVALALIEGGMKYEDAVQFIRQKRRGAFNSKQLLYLEKYRPKMRLRFKDSNGHRNNCCIQ
- the PTP4A1 gene encoding protein tyrosine phosphatase type IVA 1 isoform X2 produces the protein MARMNRPAPVEVTYKNMRFLITHNPTNATLNKFIEELKKYGVTTIVRVCEATYDTTLVEKEGIHVLDWPFDDGAPPSNQIVDDWLSLVKIKFREEPGCCIAVHCVAGLGRAPVLVALALIEGGMKYEDAVQFIRHGVELLTASNFCIWRNTVLKCGCASKTPMVIETTVAFNKTGVPDVIALEVELETGPNLSYILANMLA